In a single window of the Limnohabitans sp. 2KL-27 genome:
- a CDS encoding sigma-54-dependent Fis family transcriptional regulator: protein MPLTSSSDLTGLPKDAQSILNLAAKSLFDVFAHASEGMLLVDRSGSVVWINDQYRRFLPALGFASEQEFVGKPVSAVVQNTQMLQVLETGKPILIDLLTNKAGTFVVSRFPLHDDAGQVIGALGVVLFDQPQSNLQPFLTKFSLMQRELDEARDALAVQRRSGMGLRQARHSFASFIGSSALVVDLKRQARRAAQSSSPVLLLGETGTGKELLAHAIHASSPRAKGPLVSVNIAAVPETLLEAEFFGVAPGAYTGADRKGRDGKFKLADGGTLFLDEIGDMPLGLQAKLLRALQEGEIEPLGSNRLVPFDARIMAATSRDLVQLVQSGQFREDLFYRLNVLPLRVPPLRDRASDIPALIEVLAEELALRSDLPHPEFSPQAVALLSAQHWRGNVRELRNVLEQLLLRSDTGVVDAAEVALVLRESGLSQISPVPTARLPLLPTRPQDADDWLAPLSEQVEALERLAVAKALEATQGNKVAAAKLLGVSRAKLYLRLP from the coding sequence ATGCCATTAACTTCATCATCTGACCTGACCGGTTTGCCCAAGGATGCACAGAGCATCCTGAATTTGGCGGCCAAGTCGCTGTTTGACGTCTTTGCCCATGCCAGCGAGGGCATGCTGCTGGTGGACCGCTCGGGCAGTGTGGTGTGGATCAATGACCAGTACCGGCGGTTTTTGCCCGCCCTGGGTTTTGCCAGTGAGCAGGAGTTTGTCGGCAAGCCCGTGTCGGCGGTGGTGCAGAACACGCAGATGCTGCAGGTGCTTGAAACGGGCAAGCCCATCCTGATCGATTTGTTGACCAACAAGGCCGGCACCTTTGTGGTGAGCCGCTTTCCTTTGCACGACGATGCCGGCCAGGTCATTGGCGCTTTGGGGGTGGTGTTGTTCGATCAACCCCAATCGAATTTGCAGCCTTTTCTCACTAAATTTTCTTTGATGCAACGGGAGCTGGACGAAGCGCGTGACGCCTTGGCCGTGCAACGCCGCTCGGGGATGGGCCTGCGCCAGGCCCGGCACAGCTTTGCCAGTTTCATCGGCTCCAGCGCGCTTGTGGTCGATCTCAAGCGTCAAGCGCGCAGGGCCGCGCAGTCGAGCAGTCCGGTGCTTTTGTTGGGCGAAACGGGAACGGGCAAGGAGTTGTTGGCCCATGCCATTCACGCCTCATCGCCCCGAGCCAAAGGGCCGCTGGTCAGTGTCAACATTGCGGCGGTGCCCGAAACTTTGCTGGAAGCAGAATTTTTTGGCGTGGCGCCGGGCGCCTACACCGGTGCAGACCGAAAGGGTCGGGACGGCAAGTTCAAGTTGGCGGACGGCGGCACCTTGTTCCTTGACGAAATCGGCGACATGCCCTTGGGGTTGCAGGCCAAGTTGTTGCGTGCCTTGCAAGAAGGCGAGATCGAGCCCTTGGGCTCCAACCGCCTGGTGCCTTTCGATGCACGCATCATGGCCGCCACCTCGCGTGACCTGGTCCAACTTGTGCAGTCCGGGCAGTTCAGGGAGGATTTGTTTTACCGCCTGAATGTCTTGCCCTTGCGGGTGCCGCCCTTGCGCGACAGGGCCTCGGACATTCCCGCCCTCATCGAGGTGCTCGCCGAGGAGCTGGCTTTGCGCAGCGATTTGCCGCACCCCGAATTCAGCCCCCAAGCCGTGGCCTTGTTGTCGGCCCAGCACTGGCGCGGGAATGTGCGCGAATTGCGCAATGTCCTTGAACAATTGTTGTTGCGCAGCGATACCGGGGTGGTGGATGCGGCCGAAGTGGCGCTGGTGTTGCGCGAGTCTGGCCTGAGCCAGATCTCGCCGGTGCCCACAGCGCGGCTGCCGTTGTTGCCAACACGGCCGCAGGACGCAGACGATTGGTTGGCACCCTTGTCTGAGCAGGTGGAGGCGCTGGAGCGTTTGGCCGTGGCCAAAGCCCTGGAAGCCACCCAAGGCAACAAAGTGGCTGCGGCCAAGCTGCTGGGCGTGTCTCGCGCCAAGCTCTATTTGCGGCTGCCTTGA
- a CDS encoding aspartate kinase, with translation MALIVHKYGGTSMGSTERIRNVAKRVAKWTRAGHQIVVVPSAMSGETNRLLGLAKELAPAKPGQDYNRELDQLASTGEQASSALLAIALQAEGQPSVSYAGWQVPIKTNSAFTKARIESIDDVRVRGDLNAGKVVIITGFQGVDDNGNITTLGRGGSDTSAVAVAAALKADECLIYTDVDGVYTTDPRVVPEARRLHTVSFEEMLEMASLGSKVLQIRSVEFAGKYKVPMRVLSSFTPWDIDINEEAQSGTLITFEEDEQMEQAVVSGIAFNRDEAKISVLGVPDKPGIAYQILGAVADANIEVDVIIQNLSKDGKTDFSFTVHRNDYAKTLDLLKEKVLPALGAAEVSGDAKICKVSIVGIGMRSHVGVASKMFRSLSEEGINIQMISTSEIKTSVVIDEKYMELAVRALHKAFDLDQA, from the coding sequence ATGGCTTTGATCGTTCACAAATACGGCGGCACCTCGATGGGCTCGACCGAGCGCATTCGCAACGTCGCCAAGCGCGTGGCCAAATGGACCCGTGCTGGTCACCAAATCGTGGTGGTTCCCAGCGCCATGAGCGGCGAGACCAACCGATTGCTGGGCCTGGCCAAAGAGCTGGCCCCCGCCAAACCTGGCCAAGATTACAACCGCGAACTCGACCAGCTGGCCTCCACGGGCGAGCAGGCATCGTCGGCCTTGCTGGCCATTGCCCTGCAAGCCGAAGGCCAGCCTTCGGTCAGCTATGCGGGCTGGCAGGTGCCCATCAAGACCAACAGCGCTTTCACCAAAGCCCGCATTGAATCGATTGACGATGTGCGCGTGCGGGGTGATCTGAACGCTGGCAAGGTGGTCATCATCACGGGTTTTCAGGGCGTGGACGACAACGGCAACATCACCACCCTCGGGCGGGGCGGCTCTGACACCTCGGCTGTGGCGGTGGCTGCGGCCCTCAAAGCCGATGAATGCCTGATCTACACCGATGTGGACGGTGTCTACACCACCGACCCCCGTGTGGTGCCCGAAGCGCGCCGCCTGCACACGGTCAGCTTTGAAGAGATGCTGGAGATGGCCTCTTTGGGCTCGAAAGTGCTGCAAATCCGCTCGGTTGAATTCGCCGGCAAATACAAAGTGCCCATGCGCGTGCTCTCCAGCTTCACGCCTTGGGACATCGACATCAACGAAGAAGCCCAGTCGGGCACCCTGATCACTTTTGAGGAAGACGAACAAATGGAACAAGCCGTCGTTTCCGGCATCGCATTCAACCGCGACGAAGCCAAAATTTCTGTGTTGGGCGTGCCCGACAAACCCGGCATTGCCTACCAAATCTTGGGCGCTGTGGCCGATGCCAACATCGAAGTCGATGTGATCATTCAGAACCTGAGCAAAGACGGCAAGACCGACTTCAGCTTCACCGTGCACCGCAACGACTACGCCAAAACCCTTGACCTGCTCAAGGAAAAAGTGCTGCCGGCGCTGGGTGCAGCCGAAGTGTCTGGCGACGCCAAGATCTGCAAAGTGTCCATTGTGGGCATTGGCATGCGCAGCCATGTGGGCGTGGCCAGCAAGATGTTCCGCAGCTTGAGCGAAGAGGGCATCAACATCCAAATGATCTCCACCTCAGAAATCAAGACCTCGGTCGTGATTGACGAAAAATACATGGAATTGGCCGTTCGAGCATTGCACAAGGCCTTCGATCTGGACCAAGCCTAA
- the tilS gene encoding tRNA lysidine(34) synthetase TilS translates to MAQTLEQALADFSPGLPFAVAFSGGADSTALLVACARRWPGQVRAVHIHHGLQAAADGFEAYCRAVCAQWGIPLALRRVQAGHAPGQSPEDAARKARYQALAEAVKNEWPEVRDVALAQHADDQVETLLIALSRGAGLPGLASMPAHWQRLGLNWHRPCLAVPGTALRQWLQSQGQSWVEDPSNTLETFTRNRIRARVLPALAEALPAFRETFARSAEHAAQAQEVLNEVAAQDLAHVGVPPRIQALQQLSRARQVLVLRHWLRLHHATTPSTAQLHELLDQVAACTTRGHQLQLKVGRGFVTRDGGCLSYLAS, encoded by the coding sequence ATGGCGCAAACCCTTGAACAGGCCCTGGCTGATTTCAGTCCGGGCCTTCCTTTTGCTGTGGCCTTCAGTGGCGGCGCCGACTCGACCGCGCTCCTTGTGGCCTGCGCCCGGCGTTGGCCCGGGCAGGTGAGGGCGGTGCACATCCACCACGGCTTGCAAGCGGCCGCCGATGGTTTTGAGGCGTACTGCCGCGCTGTCTGTGCGCAGTGGGGTATCCCGCTGGCCCTGCGTCGCGTGCAGGCCGGACATGCGCCCGGCCAAAGCCCGGAAGACGCCGCCCGCAAAGCCCGTTACCAAGCGCTGGCCGAAGCGGTGAAAAACGAATGGCCCGAGGTGCGTGATGTGGCCTTGGCCCAGCACGCCGATGACCAAGTTGAAACCTTGCTGATCGCCTTGTCGCGCGGCGCCGGTTTGCCCGGTCTGGCCAGCATGCCGGCGCATTGGCAGCGGCTGGGCTTGAACTGGCATCGCCCATGCTTGGCCGTGCCCGGCACAGCCTTGCGTCAATGGCTGCAAAGCCAAGGCCAAAGCTGGGTCGAAGACCCCAGCAACACCCTCGAGACGTTCACCCGCAACCGCATCCGCGCCCGCGTCTTGCCTGCACTGGCCGAGGCGTTGCCCGCTTTTCGCGAAACCTTTGCCCGCAGCGCCGAGCACGCTGCCCAGGCACAAGAGGTTTTGAACGAAGTGGCGGCGCAAGACTTGGCGCATGTGGGTGTGCCGCCACGCATCCAGGCTTTGCAGCAGCTCAGCCGCGCTCGCCAAGTGCTGGTGTTGCGCCACTGGTTGAGGCTTCACCATGCCACCACGCCCAGCACCGCGCAGCTGCATGAACTGCTGGACCAAGTGGCCGCGTGCACGACGCGCGGCCATCAATTGCAGCTCAAGGTGGGGCGTGGTTTTGTCACCCGGGATGGCGGCTGTTTGTCCTACCTGGCTTCATAG
- a CDS encoding acetyl-CoA carboxylase carboxyltransferase subunit alpha translates to MAKKTFLDFEQPVAELEAKIEELRYVQTESAVDITLEIDQLSKKSQQLTKDIYSDLTPWQITKIARHPERPYTLDYIHGIFTDFVEMHGDRHFADDLSIVGGLARFNGQACMVLGQQKGRDTKERTLRNFGMSKPEGYRKALRLMKTAEKFKLPVFTFVDTPGAYPGIDAEERGQSEAIGRNIFEMAQLEVPIITTIIGEGGSGGALAISVADQVLMLQYSVYSVISPEGCASILWKTSDKAEVAADALGITAHRLKALNLVDKIVNEPVGGAHRDPEQMVAFLKRALGDAWRQLADLKPKELQERRYERLNSYGRFTDTKVGK, encoded by the coding sequence TTGGCCAAAAAAACATTTCTCGACTTTGAGCAACCCGTTGCCGAACTCGAAGCCAAGATCGAAGAGTTGCGCTATGTGCAGACCGAGTCGGCGGTGGACATCACCCTCGAGATCGACCAGCTGAGCAAAAAAAGCCAGCAACTGACCAAAGACATTTACAGCGATCTGACCCCCTGGCAGATCACCAAAATCGCCCGTCACCCTGAGCGGCCTTACACCCTGGACTACATCCACGGCATCTTCACCGATTTTGTCGAGATGCACGGCGATCGCCACTTTGCCGACGATTTGTCGATTGTGGGGGGCTTGGCCCGCTTCAATGGCCAGGCCTGCATGGTGCTGGGTCAGCAAAAAGGGCGCGATACCAAAGAGCGCACCTTGCGCAACTTTGGCATGAGCAAACCTGAGGGCTACCGCAAAGCGCTGCGCCTCATGAAAACGGCGGAAAAGTTCAAGCTGCCGGTGTTCACTTTTGTGGACACACCCGGCGCCTACCCCGGCATCGACGCCGAAGAGCGCGGACAGTCCGAAGCCATTGGCCGCAACATCTTCGAGATGGCGCAGCTGGAAGTGCCGATCATCACCACCATCATTGGTGAAGGTGGCTCCGGCGGCGCATTGGCGATTTCGGTGGCAGACCAAGTGCTGATGCTGCAGTACTCGGTCTACTCGGTCATCAGCCCCGAAGGCTGTGCCTCGATTTTGTGGAAAACCAGCGACAAAGCCGAGGTGGCTGCCGATGCCCTGGGCATCACCGCGCACCGCCTCAAGGCCTTGAACTTGGTGGACAAGATCGTCAACGAGCCCGTGGGTGGGGCCCACCGGGACCCCGAGCAAATGGTGGCTTTCCTCAAGCGCGCCTTGGGCGATGCCTGGCGTCAGCTGGCCGACCTCAAGCCCAAAGAGCTGCAGGAGCGTCGCTACGAGCGCCTGAACAGCTACGGCCGCTTCACCGACACCAAAGTGGGCAAGTAA
- a CDS encoding DNA-3-methyladenine glycosylase has product MPVTPAYWAEACAHLAKKDRVMKKLIPQFGNAILETRGDAFVTLARSIVGQQISVKAAQSVWDRFSVLTKRLTPAGVLKLKVDDMRAAGLSARKVEYLVDLAMHFSSGTVHVKAWQEMDDDAIIDELVAIRGIGRWTAEMFLIFHLMRPNVLPLDDVGLINGISRNYFSGEPVSRSDAREVAQAWSPYSTVATWYIWRSLDPVPVAY; this is encoded by the coding sequence ATGCCCGTCACGCCCGCGTATTGGGCCGAGGCGTGTGCACACCTGGCCAAAAAAGACCGGGTCATGAAAAAGCTCATTCCCCAGTTCGGCAACGCCATTTTGGAAACCCGGGGGGATGCTTTCGTCACTTTGGCGCGTTCCATCGTGGGGCAGCAAATCTCGGTCAAGGCGGCGCAATCGGTCTGGGACCGTTTTTCTGTGTTGACCAAACGCCTGACGCCGGCTGGTGTGCTCAAACTCAAGGTGGACGACATGCGTGCGGCCGGTTTGTCGGCCCGCAAGGTGGAATACCTGGTCGACTTGGCCATGCATTTCAGCTCCGGCACGGTGCACGTCAAAGCCTGGCAAGAGATGGACGACGACGCCATCATCGACGAGCTGGTGGCCATCCGCGGCATCGGCCGCTGGACGGCCGAGATGTTCCTGATTTTTCACCTGATGCGGCCCAATGTGCTGCCGCTCGATGATGTGGGCCTGATCAACGGCATCAGCCGCAACTACTTTTCCGGTGAGCCGGTCAGCCGCAGTGACGCCCGTGAGGTGGCCCAAGCCTGGAGCCCTTATTCGACCGTGGCAACTTGGTATATTTGGCGCTCGCTGGACCCCGTGCCGGTGGCGTATTGA
- the cysS gene encoding cysteine--tRNA ligase, with the protein MSLRIFNTLSRAVSEFLPAEPGHVRMYVCGMTVYDLCHLGHARSMIAFDVVQRWLRASGYQVTYVRNVTDIDDKIIKRALDNGETIRSLTDRMIDALHQDADALGIERPQHEPRATDYVPQMLSMIGTLEQKGLAYRAGNGDVNYSVRKFAGYGKLSGKSLDELNAGERVAVETDKQDPLDFVLWKSAKPTEPEDVKWASPFGSGRPGWHIECSAMACELLGQTFDIHGGGADLQFPHHENEIAQSEGANGQPLARFWMHNGFINVDNEKMSKSLGNFFTIRDVLQAFDAETVRFFIVRSHYRSSLNYSDVHLNDAKGALKRLYTALQAVPPVTGAIDWADPMAARFKAAMDEDFGTPEAVAVLFELASEVNRTGSAERSGLLKNLGGLLGLLQTDPTAYLQSGAGLDEAAIQAQIQARADAKKAKNFAEADRIRNDLLAQGIVLKDSAAGTTWEAAQ; encoded by the coding sequence ATGAGTCTGCGCATCTTCAACACGCTGAGCCGTGCTGTCTCCGAATTTTTGCCGGCCGAGCCAGGCCATGTGCGCATGTACGTCTGCGGCATGACCGTGTACGACTTGTGCCATCTCGGCCATGCCCGCTCCATGATCGCCTTCGATGTGGTGCAGCGCTGGCTCAGGGCCAGCGGTTACCAAGTGACCTATGTGCGCAATGTGACCGACATCGATGACAAGATCATCAAGCGCGCCCTGGACAACGGTGAAACGATCCGCAGCCTCACCGACCGGATGATCGACGCCCTGCATCAGGACGCCGACGCCTTGGGCATCGAGCGCCCCCAGCACGAACCCCGGGCCACCGATTACGTCCCCCAGATGCTCAGCATGATCGGTACGTTGGAGCAAAAAGGCCTGGCCTACCGCGCTGGCAATGGCGATGTGAACTATTCGGTGCGCAAGTTCGCGGGTTACGGCAAGTTGTCCGGCAAGTCACTGGACGAATTGAATGCCGGTGAACGCGTGGCCGTGGAGACGGACAAGCAAGACCCGCTCGATTTTGTGCTTTGGAAGAGCGCCAAGCCCACCGAGCCCGAAGATGTGAAATGGGCCAGCCCCTTTGGTTCGGGCCGCCCGGGCTGGCACATCGAGTGCTCGGCCATGGCCTGTGAGCTGCTGGGCCAGACGTTTGACATCCATGGCGGCGGGGCCGATCTGCAGTTCCCGCACCACGAAAACGAAATCGCCCAAAGTGAAGGCGCCAACGGCCAGCCTCTGGCGCGTTTTTGGATGCACAACGGCTTCATCAACGTCGACAACGAGAAGATGTCCAAGAGCCTGGGCAACTTCTTCACCATCCGCGATGTGCTGCAAGCGTTTGACGCCGAGACGGTGCGCTTTTTCATCGTGCGCAGCCACTACCGCAGCTCGCTCAATTACAGCGATGTGCACCTGAACGACGCCAAAGGCGCCTTGAAACGCCTGTACACCGCGCTCCAAGCCGTGCCGCCCGTCACGGGGGCGATCGACTGGGCCGACCCCATGGCGGCCCGCTTCAAAGCGGCCATGGACGAGGACTTCGGCACACCCGAAGCCGTGGCCGTGCTGTTTGAGCTGGCCAGCGAAGTCAACCGCACGGGCTCGGCCGAGCGTTCGGGCTTGCTCAAAAATTTGGGCGGCTTGTTGGGCTTGCTGCAAACCGATCCGACGGCCTACCTGCAATCGGGTGCTGGGCTGGATGAAGCGGCCATTCAGGCCCAGATCCAGGCCCGGGCCGACGCCAAAAAGGCGAAGAATTTCGCCGAGGCCGATCGCATCCGCAACGATTTGCTGGCGCAAGGCATCGTGCTGAAAGACTCGGCCGCTGGCACCACCTGGGAGGCGGCTCAGTGA
- a CDS encoding tetratricopeptide repeat protein, protein MQALLSFVLTGLLLLSCVGAQADVYQDVNRLVGAAEWSKAQTQAQEHLKTRPTDPQMRLLLSRIQDGLGQTALAMDTLQALTQSYPELPEPHNNLAVLLARQNRYAEALVQLQDAVRARPDYGTALENLGDVYIALAIEAYQNASRSAAQQSRVTSKRLAAEQLLKSSAP, encoded by the coding sequence ATGCAAGCTCTACTTTCGTTCGTATTGACCGGTCTTTTGCTGCTCTCCTGTGTGGGTGCCCAGGCGGACGTTTACCAGGACGTGAACCGGCTGGTCGGGGCAGCAGAGTGGTCCAAAGCGCAAACGCAAGCCCAAGAACACCTCAAGACCCGTCCAACCGATCCGCAAATGCGCCTGTTGCTCAGCCGCATTCAGGATGGCCTGGGCCAGACCGCATTGGCCATGGACACCCTGCAGGCCTTGACCCAGTCGTACCCAGAGTTGCCCGAACCGCACAACAACTTGGCCGTCCTGCTGGCCCGTCAAAACCGCTATGCCGAGGCCTTGGTCCAGTTGCAAGACGCTGTGCGTGCTCGGCCCGATTACGGCACCGCCCTGGAAAACCTGGGTGATGTTTACATTGCACTGGCCATTGAGGCTTACCAAAACGCCAGCCGATCAGCAGCCCAGCAAAGCCGGGTGACCAGCAAGCGTCTGGCCGCTGAACAGCTGCTGAAGTCATCGGCCCCTTAA
- a CDS encoding peptidylprolyl isomerase: MRRNRFLRTLALTLALPLALAMPLASQAQTGGVSKVRISTSMGDIEAELYADKAPKTVANFLQYVNDKHYDGTIFHRVIAGFMVQGGGFDAQYKEKKTRAPVQHEGRQALAGGLKNTTGTLAMARTNDPQSATAQFFINVVDNAFLDPTPIPDGDPVAKFQYQGRVYENVARAQLLNAPQLFGYTVFGKVTSGMDVVQKIRNTPTGAGGPFPTDVPRTPVVIQSITLLK; this comes from the coding sequence ATGCGCCGCAACCGATTTTTGAGAACTTTGGCCCTGACGCTGGCCCTGCCTTTGGCATTGGCGATGCCCCTGGCCAGCCAGGCTCAGACGGGCGGCGTGAGCAAAGTGCGCATCAGCACGTCCATGGGTGACATCGAAGCCGAGCTCTACGCGGACAAAGCCCCCAAAACCGTCGCCAACTTTTTGCAGTACGTGAATGACAAGCACTACGACGGCACGATCTTTCATCGGGTGATTGCGGGCTTCATGGTGCAAGGTGGCGGCTTCGATGCCCAATACAAAGAAAAGAAAACCCGGGCCCCGGTGCAACACGAGGGACGCCAAGCGCTCGCTGGTGGCCTGAAAAACACCACCGGCACGCTGGCCATGGCCCGCACCAACGACCCCCAATCGGCCACCGCACAGTTCTTCATCAATGTGGTGGACAACGCATTTTTAGACCCCACCCCGATCCCGGACGGTGACCCGGTCGCCAAATTCCAATACCAGGGCCGTGTTTACGAAAACGTGGCCCGTGCCCAATTGCTGAACGCCCCCCAACTGTTTGGCTACACCGTTTTTGGCAAAGTCACGTCCGGCATGGACGTGGTCCAAAAAATCCGCAACACGCCCACGGGCGCTGGCGGCCCCTTCCCGACCGATGTTCCACGGACGCCGGTTGTCATCCAATCCATCACTTTGTTGAAGTAA
- a CDS encoding peptidylprolyl isomerase has translation MSNPQVELHITGYGVITLELDAEKAPKSTENFLAYVNKGHYNNTIFHRVIPGFMVQGGGFEPGMGQKPTDATIENEANNGLKNDEYTVAMARTSAPHSASSQFFINVAKNDFLNHTAPSMQGWGYAVFGKVVKGTEVVDQIKGVKTGNRGGHGDVPKEDVVIEKAVAI, from the coding sequence ATGAGCAACCCACAAGTCGAACTGCACATCACCGGCTACGGCGTCATCACCCTCGAACTGGATGCTGAAAAAGCCCCCAAGTCGACCGAAAACTTTCTGGCCTATGTGAACAAGGGCCACTACAACAACACGATTTTTCACCGCGTGATCCCGGGCTTCATGGTCCAAGGCGGCGGCTTTGAGCCCGGCATGGGCCAAAAGCCCACCGACGCCACCATCGAGAACGAGGCCAACAACGGCCTCAAAAACGACGAGTACACCGTGGCCATGGCCCGCACTTCAGCCCCCCACTCTGCCTCCTCGCAGTTTTTCATCAACGTCGCCAAAAACGACTTTTTGAACCACACCGCCCCCTCCATGCAAGGCTGGGGCTATGCGGTGTTCGGCAAAGTGGTCAAGGGCACTGAAGTGGTCGACCAGATCAAGGGCGTTAAAACCGGCAACCGCGGCGGCCACGGTGACGTGCCCAAAGAGGACGTCGTGATCGAAAAAGCCGTCGCCATCTGA
- a CDS encoding UDP-2,3-diacylglucosamine diphosphatase has translation MSDPRTTRPSIGLLSAPETWHTVDLISDLHLQASETATFEAWRDYMASTPADAVLILGDLFEVWVGDDAAALDPFLQSCAEVLRQTTQGKHVAFMPGNRDFLVGPEYLGRCGVEPLTDPTLLTLGQQRILLTHGDALCLDDKPYQAFRLQARSPEWQQAFLAKPLAERQEFARSLRALSESQKHEGMSFADADLDMGLFWLAQAQADLLVHGHTHRPADHALGPALRHVLSDWSLDHAPLRAQVFRLQRDGGSQRIDWL, from the coding sequence ATGTCTGACCCGCGCACCACCCGGCCGAGCATCGGCTTGTTGTCTGCGCCTGAGACATGGCACACCGTGGATCTGATTTCGGACCTGCACCTGCAGGCCTCTGAGACCGCCACGTTTGAAGCCTGGCGGGACTACATGGCGAGCACCCCCGCCGACGCGGTGCTGATCTTGGGTGACCTGTTTGAGGTCTGGGTCGGCGACGATGCCGCCGCCCTGGACCCTTTCTTGCAAAGTTGTGCCGAGGTCTTGCGCCAAACGACGCAAGGCAAGCACGTCGCCTTCATGCCTGGTAACCGCGATTTTTTGGTAGGCCCGGAGTACTTGGGCCGATGTGGCGTTGAGCCCTTGACCGACCCCACCTTGCTGACCCTGGGACAGCAACGCATTTTGCTCACCCACGGCGACGCCCTGTGCCTGGACGACAAGCCTTACCAGGCCTTCAGACTGCAGGCGCGCAGCCCCGAATGGCAGCAAGCGTTTTTGGCCAAGCCTTTGGCCGAACGCCAGGAATTTGCCCGGAGTTTGCGGGCGCTGAGCGAGTCACAAAAGCACGAGGGCATGAGCTTTGCCGATGCCGACTTGGACATGGGCCTTTTCTGGCTGGCACAGGCCCAGGCCGATCTCTTGGTGCATGGCCACACCCACCGCCCCGCAGACCATGCCTTGGGCCCGGCTCTGCGCCATGTGCTGAGCGATTGGTCACTGGACCACGCCCCTTTGCGTGCTCAGGTGTTCAGGCTGCAGCGCGATGGCGGTTCACAGCGCATCGATTGGCTTTAA